The DNA region CGACAGCGCTGGCCAGCACCTTGTCCGCGAGCGCGATGAAGTTGGGGCTCTTGGCGACGAAGTCGGTCTCCGAGTTGAGCTCGACGAGCACACCGGTCTGGCCGGCCGCGACGTCGGCGATGTTCGCGGCGACCAGGCCGTCGGACGTCGCACGACCCTCACGCTTGCTCACGCCCTTGAGGCCCTTGACGCGGATGATCTCCAGCGCCTTCTCGGCGTCGCCGTCGGCCTCGTCGAGGGCCTTCTTGACGTCGAGCATTCCCGCGCCCGTGCGCTCACGCAGGGCCTTGATGTCAGCGGCGGTGTAGTTCGCCATCGTGTGTCCTTACGTCTGTTCCGTGGGTCGGTCGTCAGCCGGTGGCCGACGACCGACCCTTCAGGATCTGGGTCAGTTCGACGTCTCGTCGGCGGCGGGCTCGTCGGCGACGGGGGCCTCGACGACCTCAGCCACCTCGACAACAGGAGCCTCGACAACCTCAGCCACCTCGACAACAGGAGCCTCGACAACCTCAGCCACCTCGACAACAGGAGCCTCGACAACCTCAGCCACCGGTGCCTCGACGGCCACCGCGGCGGCCGGCGCTGCAGCGACCGGCTCGGCCTCTGGGACGACGACGTCGGCGACCGCGGCGTCAGCGACGGCCGGGGCCTCGGCTCCGGCGAGGAGCTCGCGCTCCCACTCGGCGAGCGGCTCGGACGCGGCGGCGTCGGTGCCCTCGGGCGCCGCCGTGCGGCCGGCGTGACGGGCGATGAGGCCCTCCGCGACGGCGTCGGCGATCACGCGCGTCAGCAGGGCGACAGCGCGGATCGCGTCGTCGTTGCCCGGGATCTGGTAGTCGACCATGTCCGGGTCGCAGTTGGTGTCGAGGATCGCGACGACCGGGATGCCCAGCTTGCGGGCCTCGTCGACGGCGAGGTGCTCCTTGTTGGTGTCGACGATCCAGACCGCGGACGGCACCTTGGCCATGTCGCGGATGCCGCCGAGGGTCTTGGCGAGCTTGTCCCGCTCGCGACGCATGATGAGCAGCTCCTTCTTCGTGAAGGCACTGCCGGCGACGTCGTCGAAGTCGATCTCCTCGAGCTCCTTGAGCCGCTGGAGACGCTTGTTGACCGTCTGGAAGTTCGTGAGCATGCCGCCGAGCCACCGCTGGTTGACGTACGGCATCCCGACCCGCACGGCCTGATCGGCGACGGGCTCCTGGGCCTGCTTCTTGGTCCCGACGAAGAGGATCGTGCCACCGTGCGCGACGGTCTCCTTGACGAACTCGTACGCGCGGTCGATGTACCCCAGCGACTGCTGAAGGTCGACGATGTAGATGCCGTTGCGCTCGGTGAAGATGAAGCGCTTCATCTTCGGGTTCCAACGGCGGGTCTGGTGCCCGAAGTGGACACCACTCTCGAGCAGCTGGCGCATGGTCACGACGGCCATGGCACGTCCTTCCGGCGCGGTCCGTGGGACCGCGCATCTGCAGGCGGGCCACGTCTGAGGTGGACCCGCTGTCCGGTTGTCGGCGTCGGTCGGGTGACCGGTCGCCCCTGGCGTCGTGCGGTGCCGACACCCGACCGTGCGAGAGGCACGGTCAGGACCGTCGTCGGCACGCGCTCCCACCCCCGGACTGCTCCGGGACCGGCGGGAAGTCGGCGCGCGATGTCACCCGGCGGACCGGGTGCACCGACGATCGTACCGGACCCGCACGCGTCGCCCGCACGGCGCGACCGTCGGTCCTCCACAGCACCCGTCGGGGGGCGTGCCATCCACCGCCCGGACGGGACCGTCGCCCGTGGCCCGCGCGGTCGGATCAGGCTCAGCTCATGTCAGCCCGCCACGCCCTGGTCGCCGCAGGCCTCGCCGCCGCCCTGTTCGCCCTGACGGCCACACCGTCGCCGACCGCTCGCCCCGACCCCACGGCGGTCGCCGCGAGAGGTCCGGCCGAACTGCCGACGACCGCGGCCGACGGGTCGTACGGCCTTCCCGTCGGCGAGGGGGTGGTCCTGAGGTTGTACGCCGCGCCGTCGACGGTGTGGGGCCGCGGTCATCGTGGCGTGGACCTGTCGGCCGGTCCGGGAGACCTGGTCCGCGCCCCTGCGGCCGGTGTGGTGGCCTTCGCCGGCACCGTCGTCGATCGCGACGTGCTGACGATCAACCACCCGGACGGACTCCGCTCGAGCCTCGAGCCGGTCGTGCCGTCGGTGGACGTCGGCCAGCCGGTCGGCGCGGGTGACACGGTCGGCAGCGTCCAGGACGTCGTCACGCACTGCCGGCCCGACGCCTGCCTGCACTGGGGAGTCCGCCGGGGCGAGGTCTACCTCGACCCGCTGGACCTGCTCGCCGGCGCCGGACCGGTCGTCCTGCTCCCCGTGTCGGCACCGTGAACGCCGGCACAGTGAACGCCGGCACCGTCACCGCCGGCACCGTGAACGCCGGCACCGTGACCTGCCGTCATACCAGGATGCGTTCCTGGGGCCTCAGCCCCGCTCACTCTCCTGGAGGCTCGCCCGCAGGCGGAGCATCGCGGCGGTGTGCATCTGCGAGATCCGGGACTCGGTGACGCCGAGCACTCGGCCGATCTCGGCAAGGGTCATGCCCTCGTAGTAGTACAGGACGAGCACGATCTTCTCGC from Cellulomonas sp. KRMCY2 includes:
- a CDS encoding murein hydrolase activator EnvC, producing MSARHALVAAGLAAALFALTATPSPTARPDPTAVAARGPAELPTTAADGSYGLPVGEGVVLRLYAAPSTVWGRGHRGVDLSAGPGDLVRAPAAGVVAFAGTVVDRDVLTINHPDGLRSSLEPVVPSVDVGQPVGAGDTVGSVQDVVTHCRPDACLHWGVRRGEVYLDPLDLLAGAGPVVLLPVSAP
- the rpsB gene encoding 30S ribosomal protein S2 — protein: MAVVTMRQLLESGVHFGHQTRRWNPKMKRFIFTERNGIYIVDLQQSLGYIDRAYEFVKETVAHGGTILFVGTKKQAQEPVADQAVRVGMPYVNQRWLGGMLTNFQTVNKRLQRLKELEEIDFDDVAGSAFTKKELLIMRRERDKLAKTLGGIRDMAKVPSAVWIVDTNKEHLAVDEARKLGIPVVAILDTNCDPDMVDYQIPGNDDAIRAVALLTRVIADAVAEGLIARHAGRTAAPEGTDAAASEPLAEWERELLAGAEAPAVADAAVADVVVPEAEPVAAAPAAAVAVEAPVAEVVEAPVVEVAEVVEAPVVEVAEVVEAPVVEVAEVVEAPVADEPAADETSN